In the genome of Desulfonauticus submarinus, one region contains:
- a CDS encoding TusE/DsrC/DsvC family sulfur relay protein, with protein sequence MAVVEFKGKKFEVDEDGFLQRFEDWCEEWVEYVKEQEGIKEITDDHRKVIEFLQDYYKKNGIAPMVRILSKVTGFKLKQIYELFPSGPGKGACKMAGLPKPTGCV encoded by the coding sequence ATGGCTGTTGTTGAATTCAAAGGCAAAAAATTTGAAGTTGATGAAGACGGTTTCTTACAAAGGTTTGAGGACTGGTGTGAAGAGTGGGTTGAATATGTAAAAGAACAAGAAGGCATCAAGGAAATTACTGACGATCATAGAAAAGTTATCGAATTCTTACAAGACTACTACAAAAAGAATGGTATCGCTCCTATGGTTAGAATTCTTTCCAAGGTTACTGGCTTCAAGTTGAAACAAATCTATGAATTGTTCCCATCTGGACCTGGTAAGGGAGCATGTAAGATGGCTGGTTTGCCAAAACCAACTGGCTGTGTATAG